From one Flavobacterium kingsejongi genomic stretch:
- a CDS encoding helix-turn-helix and ligand-binding sensor domain-containing protein codes for MPIPSFGPWQKIGMASYFFGNNDGALIFDGEHWQEIHLPNNSSVRSLYIDNNNTVYAGGYNELGTLKKDAEGKYYYNSLMADLKMDDKNLENIWQIQPLDGAVICRAFSELIVISGKSAAHIPANNRFIYSNAVRGNYYVEDANYGIMQLDLKKMQLSLLFRPEEYRNEEIASILPSEYPDVVTIISRSGNCYFGNVRTHQITSWVTLFNDNLKDQVTSATTTQNGDYLVGTLSSKIILVGKNGTVIKNAPAFSNMQNLSVHSLYRTKDNNIWALLNNRLDFIDFHSPYSPIFNKASVYDALIHNGQIFLATNQGIYHTDPQEILSNNQPFEFKKVKNLHGQTWSIALRDGDVIAGHDDGLFRIENGLPYKIGTQNGFWKIIPIQGKPGFFLASNYNGLYLVEKKGTTWSMLQKISGFNESARDILKATEPNTYWVCHGYKGVYKVRINEEYTRVNAIEHFTDKNGLLSPFNVNVTLWNNQIVFTTNTGIYTYDNTLKKFVPHQQLNAILDKSKNTRKLLQYGDKTWYVQDDEAGYFFTKDQKPVLHSELFANMKGSFNRGMECIIPLGENKVIFGTTTGLYLYDLKKDNAIHQPTTLITKASFTSDLESIYLPLDAKEKPELPNKTDILRFEFAAPKMGRGTTVQYSYMLENTDLNWSAWQKTSYKEYTHLRPGSYVFKVRSRNASGVMGSEARYAFTIVPKWYQTNVAYIAYAALSIGLILLLIQTVKRKIEREKLKSGLEAQKSKKLLELELEQLKLQRDKEEIHKDKLHLEEDILTKSKELANYTMLLVKKKDIFSEMHYDLKELKDLLKSEDSRKKIMEIFQKLNQHKIGEEYMEVFDVNFEKVHHNFFEKLKEINPTLTKRELRLCAFVKMNLTNKEISPLLNISTRGVETARYRVRKKLNVQQEDNFISFLEQLSTM; via the coding sequence ATGCCGATCCCCAGTTTTGGACCATGGCAGAAGATTGGGATGGCATCTTATTTTTTTGGCAATAATGATGGGGCACTCATTTTTGATGGCGAACACTGGCAGGAAATCCATTTGCCCAACAATTCTTCCGTACGTAGCTTATACATTGACAATAACAATACGGTGTATGCCGGAGGGTACAATGAATTGGGTACCCTAAAAAAAGATGCCGAGGGAAAGTACTACTACAATTCGCTCATGGCAGACCTTAAGATGGATGATAAAAACCTGGAAAACATCTGGCAGATACAACCTCTTGATGGCGCTGTAATCTGTAGGGCTTTCAGCGAATTAATTGTAATCTCTGGAAAATCAGCTGCTCATATCCCTGCCAATAACCGCTTTATTTATTCCAATGCTGTTCGTGGCAATTATTATGTAGAGGATGCCAATTATGGGATCATGCAACTCGACCTTAAAAAAATGCAGCTTTCGTTACTCTTTCGACCCGAAGAGTATCGAAATGAAGAAATTGCTTCCATACTACCTTCAGAATATCCTGATGTAGTCACTATAATCTCAAGGTCTGGCAATTGTTATTTTGGCAATGTCCGCACGCACCAAATAACCTCATGGGTTACCTTATTCAATGATAATCTCAAAGATCAGGTTACTTCTGCGACCACTACCCAAAATGGAGATTATCTTGTAGGCACCTTAAGTTCCAAGATTATCCTGGTTGGGAAAAATGGTACTGTGATCAAAAATGCACCTGCTTTTTCCAACATGCAAAATCTCTCGGTACATTCCCTGTACCGCACCAAAGACAATAATATCTGGGCACTCCTAAACAATAGGCTTGATTTTATTGACTTCCATTCCCCCTATTCCCCAATTTTCAATAAGGCCTCCGTCTACGATGCCCTTATTCATAATGGTCAGATTTTCCTCGCTACCAACCAAGGCATTTATCATACCGATCCTCAGGAAATCCTAAGCAACAACCAGCCTTTTGAATTTAAAAAAGTCAAAAACCTGCATGGCCAAACCTGGTCTATCGCTTTACGCGATGGTGATGTCATTGCCGGACACGACGATGGCCTTTTCAGGATTGAGAACGGATTACCCTATAAAATCGGTACTCAAAATGGCTTCTGGAAAATCATACCCATACAGGGCAAACCTGGTTTTTTCTTAGCTTCCAACTATAATGGATTATATCTGGTCGAAAAAAAAGGAACTACCTGGTCGATGCTCCAGAAAATATCCGGATTTAACGAATCGGCACGTGACATCCTGAAAGCCACCGAGCCTAATACCTATTGGGTATGCCATGGCTACAAAGGAGTGTATAAAGTCCGTATTAATGAGGAATACACCCGTGTGAATGCAATTGAACATTTCACAGACAAAAATGGCCTCTTATCTCCTTTTAATGTTAATGTTACCCTATGGAACAATCAAATCGTATTCACCACCAATACCGGAATCTATACCTACGACAACACCCTTAAAAAATTTGTTCCACACCAACAGCTAAATGCGATTTTAGACAAATCTAAAAATACCCGGAAACTTTTACAATATGGCGACAAAACCTGGTATGTACAGGACGATGAAGCCGGTTACTTTTTTACAAAAGATCAAAAGCCTGTGTTGCATAGCGAGCTATTTGCCAATATGAAAGGGAGTTTTAACCGCGGAATGGAATGCATTATCCCATTAGGTGAAAACAAGGTGATTTTCGGCACTACTACCGGCCTGTATCTCTATGACCTGAAAAAGGACAACGCTATACATCAGCCCACCACACTTATTACCAAAGCTTCTTTTACCAGCGATCTGGAAAGTATTTATCTTCCGTTGGATGCCAAAGAAAAACCAGAACTTCCGAACAAAACGGATATCCTTCGTTTTGAATTTGCGGCACCCAAGATGGGACGCGGCACTACGGTACAATACAGCTATATGCTGGAAAACACCGACCTAAACTGGTCCGCATGGCAAAAAACATCCTATAAAGAATACACCCACCTGCGACCGGGCAGTTATGTCTTTAAAGTCAGGAGCCGGAATGCATCGGGAGTAATGGGCAGCGAAGCCCGTTATGCTTTTACGATAGTCCCAAAGTGGTACCAGACGAATGTAGCTTATATCGCCTATGCTGCACTATCGATAGGCCTCATACTGCTCTTAATCCAAACCGTAAAACGTAAAATTGAGCGTGAAAAATTAAAATCCGGACTGGAAGCACAAAAATCCAAGAAACTATTGGAACTCGAACTCGAACAATTAAAGCTCCAGCGCGACAAAGAAGAGATCCACAAGGACAAACTACACTTAGAGGAAGATATCCTCACCAAGAGCAAAGAACTGGCGAATTACACTATGTTACTCGTCAAGAAGAAAGATATTTTCTCTGAAATGCACTATGACCTGAAAGAACTAAAGGATTTACTTAAAAGTGAAGACTCCAGAAAAAAGATTATGGAAATCTTCCAGAAACTGAACCAGCACAAAATTGGGGAAGAATACATGGAGGTATTTGATGTAAACTTTGAAAAGGTACACCATAATTTCTTTGAAAAACTCAAAGAAATTAATCCAACACTCACCAAAAGAGAACTACGCCTGTGTGCCTTTGTCAAAATGAACCTCACCAATAAAGAGATTTCCCCGCTATTGAACATTTCTACCCGCGGAGTCGAAACAGCGCGCTACCGTGTACGCAAAAAACTAAACGTACAGCAGGAAGACAATTTCATTTCTTTCCTGGAGCAACTCAGTACAATGTAA
- a CDS encoding succinate dehydrogenase/fumarate reductase iron-sulfur subunit, with the protein MELTLKIWRQKNAKETGKIVDYAIDNIEPDMSFLEMLDVLNEQLINQGEDPVAFDHDCREGICGMCSLFINGEAHGPDRGVTTCQLHMRMFKDGDTIFIEPFRAKAFPVIKDLVVDRSSFDRIQHAGGFISVNTSGNTQDANAIPIQKHDADMAFDAATCIGCGACVASCKNSSAMLFVSAKVSQFALLPQGKIEAVDRVLNMVHQMDHEGFGNCTNTGACEVECPKGISLENIARMNREYLKASFVK; encoded by the coding sequence ATGGAACTTACATTAAAAATATGGCGTCAGAAAAACGCTAAAGAAACGGGGAAAATTGTGGATTATGCAATCGACAATATTGAGCCTGATATGTCTTTTCTTGAAATGCTTGACGTTCTTAACGAACAGTTGATCAATCAGGGTGAAGATCCGGTTGCTTTTGACCATGACTGTCGTGAAGGAATTTGCGGTATGTGTTCTTTATTTATCAATGGAGAAGCACACGGTCCGGACAGGGGAGTAACTACCTGCCAATTGCACATGAGGATGTTTAAAGATGGTGATACGATCTTTATTGAGCCATTCCGTGCTAAAGCATTTCCGGTAATTAAGGATTTGGTAGTAGACAGAAGCTCTTTTGACAGAATTCAGCATGCTGGTGGTTTTATTTCGGTAAATACTTCCGGTAATACTCAGGATGCCAATGCTATTCCAATCCAGAAGCACGATGCCGATATGGCTTTTGATGCGGCGACCTGTATTGGTTGTGGAGCTTGTGTAGCAAGTTGCAAAAACTCTTCTGCAATGCTTTTTGTTTCTGCAAAAGTATCCCAGTTTGCGTTATTGCCACAGGGTAAAATTGAAGCTGTTGACCGTGTATTAAATATGGTACACCAAATGGATCATGAAGGATTTGGTAATTGTACGAATACCGGTGCATGTGAAGTAGAATGCCCTAAAGGGATTTCACTGGAAAACATCGCACGTATGAACAGAGAATACCTGAAAGCAAGTTTTGTAAAATAA
- a CDS encoding fumarate reductase/succinate dehydrogenase flavoprotein subunit has translation MSLDSKIPKGPISDKWTDYKNHINLVNPANKRNIDVIIVGTGLAGGSAAATLAELGYNVKAFCFQDSPRRAHSIAAQGGINAAKNYQGDGDSTFRLFYDTVKGGDYRAREANVHRLAEVSANIIDQCVAQGVPLAREYGGLLDNRSFGGTLVSRTFYAKGQTGQQLLLGAYSAMNRQIGRGKIKMYNRHEMLELVVVDGKARGIIARNLITGEIERHSAHAVVIASGGYGNVFFLSTNAMGSNATAAWKIHKKGAYFANPCYTQIHPTCIPVSGDHQSKLTLMSESLRNDGRIWVPKNLEDAKAIREGSKKPTDLSEEQRDYYLERRYPSFGNLVPRDVASRAAKERCDAGYGVNKTGEAVYLDFAAAIQRYGKEQAYIKGVEDADEALIIKLGTEVVANKYGNLFQMYEKIVDENPYVTPMMIYPAVHYTMGGTWVDYNLMTTIPGCFSIGESNFSDHGANRLGASALMQGLADGYFVLPYTIGDYLAPDIKMGPISTDLPEFVEAEKHVRTQLEKFINNNGKHSVDHFHKKLGKIMWDKVGMARNAQGLTEAMHEIAALREEFYRDVKVPGTMEGFNQELEKAMRVADFLELGELFAKDALHRNESCGGHFREEYQSADGEAQRDDENFAYVAAWEYTGKPSEAILHKEDLVFENIKLVTRSYK, from the coding sequence ATGAGCTTAGATTCAAAAATTCCAAAAGGCCCGATTTCGGACAAATGGACAGATTATAAAAATCATATTAATTTAGTTAACCCGGCTAACAAGCGTAATATTGATGTTATTATTGTAGGTACGGGACTTGCAGGAGGTTCTGCCGCTGCAACGTTAGCTGAATTAGGGTATAATGTAAAAGCATTTTGTTTTCAGGATTCTCCACGTCGTGCACACTCGATTGCCGCGCAAGGGGGAATCAATGCAGCAAAAAACTATCAGGGTGACGGTGACTCTACGTTCCGTTTATTCTATGATACTGTAAAAGGCGGTGACTACCGTGCCCGTGAGGCTAACGTGCACCGTCTTGCAGAAGTTTCCGCAAATATTATCGACCAGTGTGTGGCTCAGGGTGTTCCTTTGGCACGTGAATATGGTGGATTATTAGATAACCGTTCTTTTGGGGGAACCTTGGTTTCCAGGACTTTTTATGCTAAAGGACAAACAGGACAACAATTGTTATTAGGCGCTTATTCTGCAATGAACCGTCAAATTGGCCGTGGAAAAATAAAAATGTACAACCGTCACGAAATGCTCGAACTGGTTGTAGTCGATGGTAAGGCGAGAGGTATTATTGCCCGTAACCTGATTACCGGAGAAATTGAAAGACATTCTGCACATGCTGTAGTAATTGCATCGGGAGGTTATGGAAACGTATTTTTCCTGTCTACGAATGCAATGGGCAGTAATGCCACAGCAGCATGGAAAATACATAAAAAAGGAGCGTACTTCGCAAATCCTTGTTATACTCAAATTCATCCAACCTGTATTCCGGTTTCCGGAGATCATCAGTCTAAATTGACGTTGATGTCGGAATCCTTACGAAATGATGGACGAATCTGGGTGCCTAAAAACCTGGAGGATGCAAAGGCGATCCGTGAAGGAAGTAAAAAACCAACTGATTTATCAGAAGAACAAAGAGATTATTACCTGGAAAGAAGGTACCCGTCCTTTGGTAACTTGGTACCTCGTGACGTTGCGTCCCGTGCTGCTAAGGAGCGTTGTGATGCCGGATATGGTGTAAATAAAACAGGAGAAGCGGTATACCTTGACTTTGCTGCGGCAATCCAGCGTTATGGAAAAGAGCAGGCTTATATCAAAGGTGTCGAAGATGCTGATGAAGCCCTGATTATAAAACTAGGAACGGAAGTGGTAGCCAATAAATATGGTAACCTTTTCCAGATGTATGAGAAAATTGTTGATGAGAATCCTTATGTGACTCCGATGATGATCTATCCTGCTGTACACTATACAATGGGTGGTACATGGGTTGATTATAACCTCATGACTACAATCCCGGGTTGTTTCTCTATCGGGGAATCCAACTTCTCAGATCACGGTGCCAACAGGCTTGGCGCTTCTGCTTTGATGCAGGGTCTTGCTGATGGCTATTTCGTATTGCCATATACTATTGGTGATTATCTTGCTCCGGATATTAAAATGGGCCCAATTTCTACAGATCTTCCTGAATTTGTGGAAGCGGAAAAACATGTAAGAACACAATTAGAGAAATTTATCAATAATAACGGTAAGCATTCTGTAGATCATTTCCATAAGAAATTAGGAAAGATCATGTGGGATAAAGTAGGAATGGCGCGTAATGCACAGGGACTTACAGAAGCCATGCATGAGATTGCAGCGTTGCGTGAGGAATTTTACAGAGATGTAAAAGTACCGGGAACAATGGAAGGATTTAACCAGGAGCTTGAAAAAGCCATGCGTGTTGCCGACTTCCTGGAACTGGGTGAATTGTTTGCAAAAGATGCATTACACCGTAATGAATCTTGTGGTGGTCACTTCCGTGAAGAATACCAGTCTGCAGATGGAGAAGCTCAGCGTGATGATGAGAATTTCGCATATGTTGCGGCATGGGAATATACAGGAAAACCAAGTGAGGCAATTTTGCACAAGGAAGACCTGGTTTTTGAAAATATTAAACTGGTAACTCGTAGTTACAAATAA
- a CDS encoding succinate dehydrogenase cytochrome b subunit — MAKSALLKSSLAKKYWMALTGLFLCLFLVGHLIGNLQLIYADALQFNEYAIFMTTNPAIKVLSYVTYISIIFHAVDGILLTIQNQKARPIGYAKNNAAANSTWASRNMAVLGTLILVFIITHMVNFWAVMHFDQKMPLQTVTVENVGDFYISTDGKYFPVNQVGNGLTIKNRTEFYDTQANLKVATGIKDLHKITFAFFKDKSFGLIATLLYVLAMAILSFHLQHGFASAFQSLGANHPKYNPLIKGLGKGFAILVPFLFAIIPVYIHFSDQIHSLLAK; from the coding sequence ATGGCAAAATCTGCACTTTTGAAGTCATCGTTAGCGAAGAAATACTGGATGGCTCTTACAGGTTTATTTTTATGCTTGTTTTTAGTTGGGCATTTAATCGGTAACTTACAATTAATTTATGCCGATGCACTTCAGTTCAATGAATATGCAATATTTATGACCACTAATCCGGCGATAAAAGTTTTATCCTATGTTACCTACATCTCCATTATTTTTCATGCTGTAGACGGAATACTCCTGACTATTCAGAACCAGAAAGCGAGGCCGATTGGTTATGCTAAAAACAATGCAGCGGCAAACAGCACCTGGGCTTCCAGAAATATGGCTGTTTTAGGGACTTTAATTTTAGTTTTCATTATTACCCACATGGTAAATTTCTGGGCTGTAATGCATTTTGACCAAAAAATGCCACTTCAAACAGTAACGGTTGAAAATGTAGGGGATTTTTATATCTCTACTGATGGGAAATATTTTCCGGTAAACCAGGTTGGAAATGGGCTAACCATTAAAAACAGAACTGAATTCTACGATACCCAGGCGAACTTAAAAGTAGCAACGGGGATTAAAGATTTACACAAAATTACTTTTGCCTTCTTTAAAGATAAGAGCTTCGGGCTTATTGCAACCCTTTTATATGTATTGGCTATGGCAATCTTGTCTTTCCACTTACAACACGGTTTTGCAAGTGCATTCCAATCATTGGGTGCCAATCATCCAAAATATAATCCTTTGATTAAAGGACTTGGAAAAGGATTCGCAATCCTGGTTCCTTTCTTATTTGCAATCATCCCGGTTTATATTCATTTCTCAGATCAAATTCATTCACTTTTAGCTAAATAA
- a CDS encoding ChaN family lipoprotein, which yields MKIPSLILSLFLAATHLISAQDKPAYQLFDKNGKKTTYEKMLKGASKGEVVLFGEFHDNPISHWLELELTRDLAENNKLVLGAEMFEADNQLPLDRYLKGEIDQKGLDTLARLWNNYKTDYKPLADFAKSKNIPFIATNVPRKFASLVYKKGFTALDTLFATEKSWIAPLPFPYDPKLPGYVKMLEMSGGHGGENLPKAQAVKDATMAHFILKNLQPNTIFVHYNGSFHSDYFDGINWYLLKDKPALKIVTIASVSQKNLTKLEAENLHKADYIIVVDEDMTKTF from the coding sequence ATGAAAATTCCATCTTTAATACTTTCCTTGTTTTTAGCCGCTACTCATCTTATAAGCGCACAGGACAAACCGGCCTATCAGTTGTTTGATAAAAACGGTAAAAAGACCACTTATGAAAAGATGTTGAAAGGTGCTTCAAAAGGTGAAGTAGTACTTTTTGGTGAATTTCATGACAATCCGATCAGTCATTGGTTAGAATTGGAATTAACGCGTGACCTTGCTGAAAATAATAAACTGGTTTTAGGGGCTGAAATGTTTGAGGCTGACAACCAATTGCCTTTGGACCGTTACCTGAAAGGAGAGATCGATCAAAAAGGACTGGATACGCTTGCCCGTTTGTGGAACAATTACAAAACAGATTATAAGCCATTGGCTGATTTTGCAAAATCAAAAAATATTCCTTTCATAGCGACCAATGTTCCCCGGAAATTCGCCAGTTTGGTGTATAAAAAAGGTTTTACTGCGCTTGATACTTTGTTTGCAACCGAAAAAAGCTGGATTGCACCCTTGCCTTTTCCATACGATCCGAAACTTCCGGGTTATGTAAAAATGTTGGAAATGAGTGGTGGTCATGGTGGTGAAAATTTGCCGAAAGCCCAGGCTGTAAAAGATGCGACTATGGCACATTTTATTCTTAAAAACCTGCAGCCAAATACTATTTTTGTACATTATAATGGTAGCTTCCACAGCGACTACTTTGATGGGATAAACTGGTACCTGCTGAAAGACAAACCGGCTTTGAAAATCGTAACAATTGCTTCGGTTTCTCAAAAAAACCTCACAAAATTGGAGGCCGAAAACCTTCATAAAGCCGATTATATAATTGTGGTGGATGAGGATATGACGAAAACGTTTTAA
- a CDS encoding aminopeptidase P family protein: MKYHQIDRQLFIKNRAKFTAQMKPNSVAIFNSNDIYPVSADSTLPFAQHRDIFYLSGADQEESILLLFPDAPYENLKEILFLRETNEHIAIWEGEKLTKERAFEVSGIKNVIWLKDFEKTLFEIMTYADTIYINTNEHYRATVETETREARFVKWWKEKYPAHQVAKSNPILQRLRSVKELEEIDLIQKACDITEKGFRRVLSFTKPNVTEYEIEAELLHEFVRNRSKGFAYTPIIASGNNANVLHYIENNQQCKAGDLILFDVAAEYANYSSDMSRTIPVSGRYTERQRAVYDAVLRVKNEATKLLTPGTLWKQYHIEVGKIMTSELLGLGLLDKADVQNENPEWPAYKKYFMHGTSHHMGLDTHDYGLLSEPMKANMVFTVEPGIYIPAEGFGIRLEDNLVVQESGEPFNLMRNIPIEAEEIEHLMNS; the protein is encoded by the coding sequence ATGAAATACCATCAGATTGATCGTCAGCTTTTCATTAAGAACCGTGCAAAATTCACGGCGCAGATGAAACCTAACAGTGTAGCCATTTTTAATTCCAACGATATTTATCCGGTAAGTGCCGACAGCACACTTCCTTTCGCCCAGCATCGTGATATTTTCTACCTGAGTGGAGCAGATCAGGAAGAAAGCATCCTGCTTTTATTTCCGGACGCACCCTATGAGAACCTGAAAGAGATTTTATTCTTAAGAGAAACCAATGAGCACATTGCAATCTGGGAAGGTGAAAAACTAACCAAAGAACGTGCGTTTGAAGTTTCAGGAATCAAAAATGTAATCTGGCTGAAAGATTTCGAAAAAACCCTTTTTGAAATCATGACCTATGCCGACACGATTTACATCAATACCAACGAACATTACCGCGCTACAGTAGAAACTGAAACGCGTGAAGCCCGTTTTGTAAAATGGTGGAAAGAGAAATATCCGGCACACCAGGTCGCAAAAAGCAACCCAATATTACAACGCCTGCGTTCGGTTAAAGAATTAGAAGAAATTGACCTGATTCAGAAAGCCTGTGACATTACCGAAAAAGGATTCCGCAGGGTACTTTCTTTCACTAAGCCCAACGTTACCGAATATGAAATTGAAGCGGAATTGCTACATGAGTTTGTTCGCAACCGGTCTAAAGGTTTTGCATACACGCCAATTATAGCTTCCGGCAACAATGCTAATGTGTTGCATTATATCGAAAACAACCAACAATGTAAAGCCGGTGACCTGATCCTGTTTGATGTTGCCGCAGAATACGCCAACTATTCCAGCGATATGTCCCGAACTATTCCAGTATCCGGAAGGTATACCGAAAGACAAAGAGCCGTTTACGATGCTGTATTGCGGGTAAAGAACGAAGCTACCAAATTACTGACACCAGGAACACTTTGGAAACAATACCATATTGAAGTTGGCAAAATCATGACTTCAGAATTATTAGGACTTGGACTATTGGACAAAGCGGATGTACAAAATGAAAATCCGGAATGGCCTGCTTATAAAAAATATTTCATGCACGGAACTTCCCATCACATGGGATTGGACACCCATGATTATGGGTTATTGTCCGAACCGATGAAAGCCAATATGGTCTTTACGGTAGAACCTGGAATTTATATTCCGGCAGAAGGCTTTGGAATTCGCCTTGAAGACAATCTTGTGGTTCAGGAAAGCGGAGAACCGTTCAACCTGATGCGCAACATTCCAATTGAAGCAGAGGAGATTGAGCACCTGATGAATAGCTAA
- a CDS encoding alpha/beta fold hydrolase, translating to MKTLLFKNTTIHYTDQGKGTAIVLLHGFLENRGMWDYYVSELSKKNRVITIDLLGHGQTESLGYIHSMEDNADVVHSILSELRIRKAILAGHSMGGYVALAFADLYPDTVKGIILINSTSRADSDERKINRDRAIKAVKQNYSNFVRLAIANLFSEDNRKRLASEIEIVKQEALKTPLQGIVATLEGMKTRKDREVILHFAPFPILLVLGKKDPVLNYEESIEQLENTSVKLLSFPDGHMSPIENRDALLEHLIAFIKTT from the coding sequence TTGAAAACCCTACTTTTTAAAAACACGACCATTCACTATACCGATCAAGGAAAAGGGACAGCTATTGTTTTATTACATGGGTTTCTCGAAAATCGTGGCATGTGGGATTATTACGTTTCGGAACTTTCCAAAAAAAACCGGGTAATTACCATTGATCTATTGGGACATGGTCAAACAGAAAGCCTGGGATACATCCATTCCATGGAAGATAATGCCGATGTAGTGCATAGCATTTTATCGGAATTGCGCATTCGTAAAGCAATATTAGCCGGCCATTCTATGGGAGGTTATGTTGCATTGGCTTTTGCCGATCTCTATCCGGATACTGTAAAAGGGATCATATTGATCAACTCTACCTCCAGAGCCGACAGTGATGAACGAAAAATCAATCGGGATCGGGCTATTAAAGCGGTAAAGCAGAACTATAGTAATTTTGTGCGGCTGGCAATTGCCAATTTGTTCAGCGAAGACAACCGGAAACGATTGGCTTCCGAAATTGAAATCGTAAAGCAGGAAGCTTTAAAAACCCCTTTACAAGGGATCGTAGCTACTCTGGAAGGCATGAAAACCCGAAAAGACCGGGAAGTAATTCTTCATTTCGCCCCATTTCCTATTTTATTGGTTTTAGGCAAAAAAGATCCGGTATTAAATTATGAAGAAAGCATCGAACAACTCGAGAATACCAGCGTAAAACTCCTTTCTTTTCCCGACGGACACATGAGTCCTATCGAAAATCGGGATGCTTTATTAGAGCATTTGATTGCTTTTATAAAAACAACCTAA